The Alligator mississippiensis isolate rAllMis1 chromosome 14, rAllMis1, whole genome shotgun sequence DNA segment TTTTGATGAAAGTCAGGGCAAGGAGTGTGAAGGCAGTAATCAGTGCAACACTGGCCAGAAGGACACCCAGCACCACAACAATATACAGAGTTCTGCAAAGAAATGGGCAATATCTTTAACATAGATAGCACCAAAGATGAATGCAGGAGGGGATGTGGAATTGTTTGCAAATGCATTGAGACTCAAGGGTCTAAATTCAAGGTGCAAAAATAACGCCATCTCTAACAGGaacagttccactgaagtcaatggggcacTGCTGATGCACCACAGGAGCATCTAGCTTTGCTCTATTTTCCCAGGCTTGTCGAGTGCTGAAGCTATATTCAGGAGCTTGAATTATTTCCCAGCACTGGCTGGCAGTGCTCCTAGAATTCAAAGGAATTCTTCCTCATTAGGATGCTGTAGCTCCTTATGGGTCTGTCTTTGATGGAGGTAATCACCAGGGTCCTCTTTGATCTGGCTTGCTAATGGCTCCCACTTGACAGGTTATGTTTTTTGGCAGGGTTTGGTCTTACACTGATCACCCTACTAAGGCAAGAGCCAGAAAAGTTGTAGTATGACAGGGCTGTGTGCTCCCTCAACTGGAAGGAAGAGAGCCCAACACCTTCAGGAAAGGTCTGGCTTAGCTTCCACCTATGGAGTGGGAGCCTTTCTGCTGCCTTTAATGGGGGTTAAATCCAAACCTATTTGAGAGAAAGTGTGGGTATGTGGATGTTCACCTCTCATCAACCTGTGCCTTTAATCCTGCTATGATCATAAATGTGATTTTGGAAGCCTTTTGCTTAGTTTTTGTACCTCTGCTGCTCGTTGCTGGCCACAGTGGGATGGATGGCCCCTCTGCTGCTGGTGGGGGATGAGGTAACTTCTAAAACACTACTGGGATTCCAGGGCTTTTCTGAAAATAGACACAAGAGCAAATGAACAGCTTTGGCCTTCTTGAAGTTCTGCAGTGAGGAGAAATCCTGAGTACCCAGGAAACTCCTTATGTTACTCCTGAGTTAGTTTCCCGGTCAGTAATATTTGATGTCACAGAGGAATTCAACCTGTATAACTTGCTAGCAAGGGCCTCGGCAGTGAGATTCAGCGGTTCCTTCAAAGATGTCATGCGGGGAGTTCTAGCCAGGTTATTACGTGGTACCAATCCCTAAGGTATCTGAATGGAAAGGTCAAGTGTAGGCACACCCAGAGCACTAGTAGTAAAATGGGACTGGAACCCACAGCTGATTCCAAGTCCCATGCACCATCCCTTGGCCTACACCCTTCTGCATTCTGTTGTTCAAGACGATTGCAATTCATCTGCACCAAACCTTGGATAAGCTATGTAAGGGCACACTTCAGCTGTGGCCAGAGGGATGGGTTGATGGCTTTGATTTCTCTGCATTCTTGCTTGCAAATCTTGAGGTGCACATTGTAGGCTTGTGTTCTATTACGCATATGGAAGGAAAAGCTTCCTTGGatgcaaggaaaaacttctttacagtaagggtgaccagaatctggaatagacttcccaaggagggggtgcagtccccagccttggaaatctttaagaggagactggaccagACACTttactgggatcatttgatctcagtggtattcctgcccagagcaggggggttgggctcgatctgttgaggtcccttccagcccttaatttctatgattctatgatgtaaGAGACAGGATGGCTAGTTCAGAAGAGGAAATTTGAGCAGGCATCAGTCAATCGCACAAGGGCCAATGCTCCCAGCTAGGGAAGAATGAAAAAGCTTAGATCCTGGGTTGAACCACTTCAATATTATTGGGCAGGAAACATCTTAGAGAGAGGTTGTAACTtgagtgtttcatttttattctggTCAGAAATACCATAAGAATAGCTTTGTCCAAGTTATTTTCTGCACTTCTGCTTCCTGTGCTGGTTAGAAGAGGAAGGGTAGAAaagtgcataaataaataaaaagtttataagcttggtggggaggggaattgaACAAGAGTCCAGGTCTGTTCTTTGATCGTTTCAACTGCTGGTACAAATTTGCAGCTCTAAAAATGAATGAATCTGCCAATTTACATCACCTGAGGATTTGGCCCAATCTTATGTACACTGCTAGGGCATATCAAAAGTCTGCAGGGGTCAATTTGGAAAATCTCTGGTCGCTTCTGATGCCTAGGCTACTGGAGCCCATTTAGGGaaaaccatttttaattttttttaataaactcaCTTGAAACCACCAGGTGAATTGCCCGCAGGAACATGTTTTGGCTCatgaaatggctgcagcagcGATACTCTCCGGAGTCCTGGTACCGGAGCTGTCTCAGTGTTGCCGTGATCATGTAGTTCTCCTGGTCATTAGTTATCCTGATCTTTCCGCTTGTGTGAACATTGTAATAGTAGTTCATTCTGATGGCAGGTTGACAATTGGTTGTGGTTACCATTTTACACAAGGTAAAATATTGGTGGCTCCTCCTCTCGCCCATCACAGTATAGGAACAATTCAGAGAGATGGAGTCTCCTTCATTTGCAGATAACCTCAGGGGAGCTATGGAAAATAGACGAGTGACTGGTTATGACGAGAGAAGGTGCTTATGGAAGGGAAAATTCCTACAGATCTATAAATTCCACCTGCATTGAAATAGTGGGACAGAGCATCCAGACAAAAACAGAAGAAGAACATGCAAAAAATGTGGAAATAATCTCTCTCAGTCCAAGGAGAAGATTTCCTAGGATTGTATTTACATTTGTTACCGCTGTACTGGGTctaagctggaaaaaaaaaaacactgcccAGCTCTGAGAATCCATTAATTCTCTCTCTGCTTTCCAAAAACATATTCACAATTGGCCCCTTTGCTAATAGCTGTAGCATCAGGGGACCAAAGGAGTGAACAAACCATTAGGAAGTGATGCTCTCTTGTCCCCTGAAGAGGTGTCTGGGGCAGGACTGAAGTCGGTTGGCCAAGGCAGCTGGCGTTACTGCCACTACCCTTGCCTTGGGTGCAGGAGTCTTGGGCTGTCACCGCACTTGGCTATCGCCAGCAAAATACAACAGAGCCTAAACCCAAGCCCCAAATCAAAGAAATAAAGCCACTAAACACAaagccaaaccaaaaaaaaaattccccaaacagCTGCCAAATGTCACAGCAGCCATGAAAATGAAGTCCCAGAGCataggagcagctggcaggggccatCCGGCTAGCTCATTTCAATTACCAACAACAGGTCTGAACTTTAAGGCATGCATCTCCCTGAGACTGGGTTAAAGCTTTTCCCACCTAACAGGTTTATTTCTGATGTGAAATGGTTTCCTGACAGCATGTAGATCTTGGTGCAAAGAAGTCCAGCTTTATCAtctattatcattatcattatcatcaacattatcattattattactagtacTACTATGAGTTTCCTCAAACAACCAAAAGATTAAATTTGTTACTTTTGACTGCTGACATCAAACGAGCCCAACTAGTTTTGATGAAAAGCTGAAAagtgttgaatttttttttgttttgttctagaTGCATCTGATATTTCTGTATCCAGATATATAATTGGGGTTTAACCATATCTTATTTAATACATTCTGGGATTTCTGTCTCCTCCTACACTGTGTTTTACTTTGAAAAAGAACTGGACATGGAACATCAATCTTAATTTAGAGTACATGAGAGGCATCACAGGCTAGGGTCCCAGCCAGTATATTACTGATCTGTAACTCACCCTCATAAGCGACCAGCACTTTTATTCGCTTCAGTATGATACTCTTCAGAGAATCATAAAGCTTGCATTGGTACGTTCCCGAATCCTCTACTCGGAGTGCCATCATGATCACAGAAATCCAGCCATATCCCGTGTCTTTGAGGCTGATTGTGTTTTTTGTTGCAGGGTGAGGGTCATTCTTTCCACCTGCTGGGGAGATCGAGGCTAAAACTGGGCAATTCCTTGACAGCTCCTTACACAAGTATTTCTTCTCCAGTGAATACTTGTGCTTGTTGTAAGAACATCCTGTATGAAGGGAGTCTCCCTGCACTTTCTTCTGCACCTCTATGTCCTGTTCTACAGATGTCCCTTCCAAAGGAGGAAGAAAGTGATATTAGAGCTGATAGACCTTTTGTATCAGGGGCTCTGAACCAAGACCTATCGATGGTCATATGGGCTGTTGCAAGGCGTACCTGAAGCTCTGCATCCCTGTCTAAATGAACCTCCATAGCGAGCCCCAGAGCACGGCAGCTGTCCCCTTCCTATGCAGCAGTCCATGCTTTTCCCCAGCACAGACCTTGTGTCTCCTGCTCTTCCTCCCGTGAACAGAAGCAAGGTGGGCTCTGTCCAGCTTGGGCTGGCAAACGGACActggtcagcagggctggattaacacacAGGCAAACTAGGTATgagcctagggccctaagtgaaggggcccagttgtgcttattttacatattgtaattattgagtgaaaaaaaaagtaatataaatttAGTAGTAATATAAATTAAGTAGtaagtaggggcccatgagtttgtttgctgAGGGCCCACTAAAGGGGTTATCCGGCCCTGCTGATCAGAGCCCTTCATTCAAGTTTATTGTTCCTTCTGGTGCTTTTGGCACTGCCTTTTCAGGCTCACAGCAGCTGGTCCCtaaggggctggaggaaggagtCCCTTTGATTCAGGAGAGGTCCTTTCCCCAAAGCTTTGGGGTGATGAAACCTCCTTTTATGACCGTGCTCTTCTTTGCAAAACGCATAATTTCTGGGAACAGAAACAGGGATCCAGAAGCATATATGATAGATCCAGAGACCCAGTGGGCTGAACATATCCTCCCCTTTCAAATAACCAGTGACCCACTTCCATGGCTACCTCCCGCTGGCTGCAAAAGCAGCCTCGTGCCATGTGTAATGAatgcagcagcaag contains these protein-coding regions:
- the LOC102570960 gene encoding uncharacterized protein LOC102570960 produces the protein MKKEHAPIPSLPMAKCPYLNSCTFQMKVAGGQTPASLSKSECGKPNLNGCSRASEKGSDSKGVNFLRPRESCKVTFDFSKPYTTSHSRMAGFPALLLLLALTGTSVEQDIEVQKKVQGDSLHTGCSYNKHKYSLEKKYLCKELSRNCPVLASISPAGGKNDPHPATKNTISLKDTGYGWISVIMMALRVEDSGTYQCKLYDSLKSIILKRIKVLVAYEAPLRLSANEGDSISLNCSYTVMGERRSHQYFTLCKMVTTTNCQPAIRMNYYYNVHTSGKIRITNDQENYMITATLRQLRYQDSGEYRCCSHFMSQNMFLRAIHLVVSKKPWNPSSVLEVTSSPTSSRGAIHPTVASNEQQRTLYIVVVLGVLLASVALITAFTLLALTFIKRREAGKFFYHSSLIPESISHPPDSS